A genomic window from Clostridium aceticum includes:
- a CDS encoding B12-binding domain-containing radical SAM protein — MKVVLTALNAKYIHTNLAVRYLKKSAEDLVDHIEIAEFTINHSQHYILNEIYKMQPEIVCFSCYIWNIEMIHQISKLLKKVMPQVMIVLGGPEVSFETVKVMEENDAIDIVVIGEGEKTFRQLMAAMQRDEDYSEILSIAFRAKGKVFMNEISSSAIPMEEVPFGYNEEILDSDKIVYYESSRGCPFHCQYCLSSSFTGVRFRPIEMVKEELKFFIDQEVKQVKFVDRTFNTKKSYAMEIMQYIVEHNRGKTNFHFEVTADLMEEDMLEFLQKVPVGLFQFEIGVQSTNGDTLEAIQRKMNFSRLKEVVKRVASGRNIHQHLDLIVGLPKEDYFSFRKSFDDVFSLRPEKLQVGFLKLLKGSGLRRDAIEYGYIYDDSPPYEVLENDHIAYGEIMSLKGIEEMVETYWNTRMFSAAIEAIISSFYTSSFKFFEDLWRYWEGLGYQHQAHSRNKLYEILIDFYEYKSFVNIEAFKDLLKLDYIKHNKTSSIPKFFAIVEEAGFKDHCHKFLQQPENLQQYLPQYVDLPAKQIIKKVHFQQFNYNVAKLEEKPEDLKHIVEERIVLLFDYDIDNKAIDHCRYFLLDTIET; from the coding sequence ATGAAGGTAGTATTGACAGCATTAAATGCTAAATATATACACACAAATCTAGCTGTTAGATATTTGAAAAAAAGTGCAGAGGATTTAGTAGATCATATAGAAATTGCTGAGTTTACCATTAATCACAGTCAGCACTACATATTGAATGAAATATATAAAATGCAACCAGAGATTGTTTGTTTTTCTTGCTATATATGGAATATAGAAATGATCCATCAAATAAGCAAGTTATTAAAAAAAGTTATGCCCCAGGTTATGATTGTTTTAGGAGGGCCGGAGGTTTCTTTTGAGACAGTAAAGGTGATGGAGGAAAATGATGCTATAGATATCGTAGTCATAGGAGAAGGAGAAAAAACCTTTAGACAGCTAATGGCTGCGATGCAAAGGGATGAAGATTACTCAGAAATTTTATCTATCGCCTTCAGAGCAAAGGGCAAAGTTTTCATGAATGAAATATCTTCATCAGCTATACCTATGGAAGAAGTTCCTTTTGGCTATAATGAAGAAATATTGGATTCGGATAAGATTGTCTATTATGAAAGCTCACGGGGGTGTCCTTTTCACTGTCAGTATTGCTTATCTTCATCCTTTACAGGGGTAAGGTTCAGACCGATTGAAATGGTTAAAGAAGAATTAAAGTTTTTTATAGATCAGGAAGTAAAGCAGGTAAAATTTGTGGACAGAACCTTCAATACAAAAAAAAGTTATGCTATGGAAATTATGCAGTATATTGTTGAACACAATAGAGGTAAAACTAATTTTCATTTTGAAGTAACGGCTGATTTAATGGAAGAGGATATGTTGGAATTTTTGCAAAAGGTTCCTGTCGGATTATTTCAATTTGAGATAGGGGTTCAATCCACCAATGGGGATACTTTAGAAGCCATTCAAAGAAAGATGAACTTTTCAAGACTAAAAGAAGTTGTTAAAAGAGTAGCTAGTGGAAGAAACATTCATCAGCATTTAGATTTAATCGTAGGTTTACCAAAAGAAGATTACTTTAGCTTTCGAAAATCCTTTGATGATGTTTTTTCTTTAAGACCTGAAAAATTGCAGGTGGGTTTTTTAAAACTGCTGAAGGGTTCTGGGCTTAGAAGAGATGCTATAGAATATGGTTATATTTATGATGATTCTCCTCCTTATGAAGTACTAGAAAATGATCATATAGCTTATGGGGAAATCATGAGTTTAAAGGGCATAGAGGAAATGGTGGAAACTTACTGGAACACTAGAATGTTTTCTGCTGCTATTGAGGCAATCATAAGTAGTTTTTACACCAGTTCTTTTAAATTCTTTGAAGACTTATGGAGGTATTGGGAGGGATTAGGATATCAGCACCAAGCCCATAGTAGAAACAAGCTATATGAGATTTTAATAGACTTTTATGAATATAAGAGTTTTGTAAATATAGAAGCTTTTAAAGACTTATTGAAACTTGACTATATTAAACATAACAAAACCTCATCTATTCCAAAGTTTTTTGCTATAGTAGAGGAAGCTGGTTTTAAAGATCATTGTCATAAGTTTTTACAGCAGCCAGAAAACTTGCAACAGTATTTGCCGCAGTATGTTGACTTACCGGCTAAACAGATCATTAAAAAAGTGCACTTTCAACAGTTCAATTATAATGTAGCAAAGTTAGAAGAAAAACCAGAGGATTTAAAACATATAGTAGAGGAAAGGATTGTTTTATTGTTTGATTATGATATCGATAATAAAGCAATAGATCATTGTAGATATTTTCTGTTGGATACTATTGAAACTTAG
- a CDS encoding ADP-ribosylglycohydrolase family protein, with the protein MTLETKISNALLWMVYGDALGFYNENADGKTEAMKDFLYKYNENLTIEKPQGQYSYVTEVILIMIKSLVDCETELKVAVDYRRFYEELKLWQYYRHGNPSNFINKFKDNKSYYESKFYWQDQRGHGITRVLSVLLTNKNYAAAEAEAYKSIIYLNRHPQVILTGLLLIRTTYMFLEKGFMEREELVQELKNYLIHLQLNQLNENIKSKLPANYSIQFEKEKIAYILDLDRFRDDNIEENPWYSKAVFLKGLQNLYAIQAGDQISLEEFPQDDYKETIAISYGLWGMNTLQEPEDALKDRSFIGDIGRYIYKLRNFEIKRRSYDNKEKPIDLFQQKEGSTIRHPILNILKIKEKQETPYYTKLLVETKSGIYTFIKEKTRQ; encoded by the coding sequence TTGACCTTGGAAACGAAAATATCCAATGCTCTTTTGTGGATGGTTTATGGTGATGCTCTAGGTTTTTATAATGAAAATGCAGATGGGAAAACGGAAGCAATGAAGGACTTTTTATATAAATATAATGAAAACCTTACAATAGAAAAACCACAAGGCCAGTATAGCTATGTCACTGAAGTCATACTGATCATGATAAAATCTCTGGTAGATTGCGAAACTGAGTTAAAGGTTGCTGTAGACTATCGAAGATTTTATGAGGAATTGAAACTGTGGCAATACTATCGTCATGGAAATCCTAGCAACTTTATTAATAAGTTCAAGGATAACAAGAGTTATTACGAAAGTAAGTTTTATTGGCAGGATCAAAGAGGTCATGGTATTACACGGGTTTTGTCAGTTTTGCTAACAAATAAAAATTATGCTGCTGCTGAGGCAGAGGCCTATAAAAGTATTATTTACTTAAATAGACATCCGCAGGTGATTTTGACGGGATTACTACTAATACGAACTACATATATGTTTCTAGAAAAAGGTTTTATGGAAAGAGAAGAACTGGTTCAAGAACTAAAAAATTATCTCATTCATTTACAATTGAATCAGTTAAATGAAAATATTAAATCAAAGCTGCCTGCAAACTATAGCATACAGTTTGAAAAAGAAAAAATAGCTTATATTTTAGATCTAGATCGCTTTCGTGATGATAACATAGAAGAAAATCCTTGGTATAGCAAAGCTGTATTCTTAAAGGGTTTACAGAATTTATATGCTATTCAAGCAGGTGATCAAATAAGCTTAGAAGAATTCCCTCAGGATGACTATAAAGAGACAATAGCCATTTCCTATGGACTTTGGGGAATGAATACTCTACAAGAGCCTGAGGACGCATTAAAAGATCGATCCTTTATTGGGGATATAGGAAGATATATCTATAAGTTAAGAAATTTTGAAATAAAGAGGCGATCTTACGATAATAAAGAAAAACCCATTGATCTATTTCAACAGAAAGAAGGCAGTACCATAAGGCACCCTATACTAAATATTTTAAAGATAAAAGAAAAGCAAGAAACCCCTTATTATACAAAGCTATTGGTTGAAACAAAGTCGGGAATCTATACTTTTATCAAAGAAAAAACAAGGCAGTAA
- the argS gene encoding arginine--tRNA ligase yields MFDFKQEVAEVLKQQIPDLEVEEIISMLEVPPNPNMGDYAFPCFKLAKTFRKAPPLIAEEIVGAVKINDYFEKVQQAGGYVNFFIHKAFFIKETLKEVLEQKECYGSSDLGKGKNVIVEFSSPNIAKPFHIGHIRSTVIGSSINRIYKFLGFNTIAINHLGDYGTQFGKLIVAFKRWGNEEEVRESPIPTLLKLYIQFHDEAEKDPNLEEEGRMWFKKLEDGDEEALKLWQWFREVSLEEFNRVYKMLDVSFDSLAGESFYSDKMPRVLQMMEDKGVLEKSQGADIVNLEAHGLPPALIRKKDGSTLYITRDLTAAIYRKETYDFYKNIYVVASQQNLHFEQWIKILEVMGFQWAEDCIHVPFGLVRLEEGTIATRKGRVVFLEDVLKKAIEKTREIILEKNPNIENIDQVVEEVGVGAIIFQELSNNRIKDYTFSWEKVLNFEGETGPYVQYTHARASSVLRKANTQIDSEVNTTLLTDDITMEVIKKIQQFSDIVQDAQRKNEPSIVTRHIIDLAQAFNRFYHDHPVLVEDEELKKARLAIVLAARQVIKIGLTLLGIKAPEKM; encoded by the coding sequence ATGTTTGATTTTAAACAAGAAGTAGCTGAAGTATTAAAACAGCAAATACCAGACTTAGAAGTAGAAGAAATTATTTCCATGCTGGAAGTACCACCAAATCCAAATATGGGGGATTATGCTTTCCCTTGCTTTAAGCTAGCAAAGACATTTAGAAAAGCTCCACCACTGATTGCCGAGGAAATTGTTGGAGCTGTTAAAATAAACGACTACTTTGAAAAGGTACAACAGGCTGGAGGATATGTAAATTTCTTTATACATAAAGCTTTTTTTATCAAGGAAACGCTAAAAGAAGTATTGGAACAAAAAGAATGCTATGGCAGCAGTGATCTAGGTAAAGGAAAAAATGTCATCGTTGAGTTTTCTTCTCCTAATATTGCAAAGCCTTTTCATATAGGACATATCCGTAGTACAGTAATCGGCAGCTCCATCAACAGAATCTATAAATTTTTAGGATTCAATACCATAGCCATCAATCATTTAGGCGACTACGGAACCCAGTTTGGCAAATTGATCGTAGCCTTTAAAAGATGGGGAAATGAAGAAGAAGTAAGAGAAAGTCCTATACCAACTTTATTAAAGCTATATATCCAATTTCATGATGAAGCAGAGAAGGACCCCAACTTAGAGGAAGAGGGAAGAATGTGGTTCAAGAAGCTTGAAGACGGAGATGAAGAAGCCTTAAAATTATGGCAATGGTTTAGAGAAGTAAGCTTAGAAGAGTTTAACCGTGTATATAAAATGCTGGATGTTTCCTTCGATTCCTTAGCAGGGGAAAGTTTTTATTCTGATAAAATGCCTAGAGTCTTACAAATGATGGAGGACAAAGGTGTATTAGAAAAATCTCAAGGTGCAGATATTGTAAACCTAGAGGCCCATGGTTTACCTCCTGCGTTGATTAGAAAAAAGGATGGTTCTACACTATATATCACCAGAGACCTTACAGCAGCAATTTATAGAAAGGAAACCTATGATTTTTATAAAAATATCTATGTTGTAGCTTCTCAACAAAACTTGCACTTTGAACAATGGATAAAGATCCTTGAAGTGATGGGTTTCCAGTGGGCTGAGGATTGTATTCATGTTCCCTTTGGATTGGTTAGATTAGAAGAAGGAACCATTGCTACAAGGAAGGGAAGAGTAGTGTTTTTAGAGGACGTACTTAAGAAGGCAATAGAAAAAACTAGAGAAATCATATTAGAAAAAAATCCTAATATAGAAAATATAGATCAAGTAGTAGAAGAAGTAGGGGTAGGGGCTATTATATTTCAAGAGCTGTCAAATAATCGTATTAAGGATTATACTTTTTCCTGGGAAAAGGTGTTAAACTTTGAAGGAGAAACCGGTCCTTATGTTCAATATACTCATGCTAGAGCAAGCAGTGTTTTGAGAAAGGCCAATACACAAATAGACAGTGAAGTAAATACAACATTATTAACGGATGATATCACTATGGAAGTGATAAAGAAAATACAGCAGTTCTCTGATATTGTGCAAGATGCTCAAAGAAAAAATGAGCCTTCTATCGTCACGAGACACATTATTGATTTAGCTCAGGCCTTTAACCGTTTTTATCACGACCATCCTGTACTAGTAGAAGACGAAGAACTAAAAAAGGCAAGATTAGCTATCGTACTTGCCGCTAGACAGGTAATTAAAATAGGTTTAACCCTATTAGGAATCAAAGCACCGGAAAAAATGTAA
- a CDS encoding endonuclease MutS2, giving the protein MNEKSLRVLEYTKIIEKLIEGCASSLGKDLAKNLKPFNQLEKVQQLQKETSEAQSILIKRGNVPLGGIHDILHLVRRTEIGSYLDPGQLLYLRDTLAVARKLKQFLKEDDRQEAEYPIIRGLIQSLNTVKEIEEKIEVCVLSETEISDHASSELRNVRRMMASKNDAIRNKLNSIINSTSYQKYLQDAIVTIRQDRFVVPVKQEYRSHFPGLVHDQSSSGATVFIEPMAVVELNNQLKELKIKEKKEIERILMEISSMIAERGEEIKGNQSILQELDFIFAKGKLSLSMKAIEPALNQEGKVAIKNGRHPLLNPSEVVPTNIWLGEEFHLLVITGPNTGGKTVTLKTVGLLSMMAQSGLHVPADYGTKLAVYDHIFADIGDEQSIEQSLSTFSSHMTNIVKILEAVTPNSLVLLDELGAGTDPTEGAALAMAVLNYLKSLRTSVIATTHYSELKQYALLKDQVENASVEFDVETLRPTYKLLIGVPGKSNAFEISKKLGLSNQLIEEAKTLLTKENIEFEDLLQNIEKNRVEAEKEKNTAASLRLQAEATLDSYLEKKDRLEQQREKILKEAKKEAYKIVKEAKQEAEEVVENLRKLKVELEEKEINRKIQEAKTHMDSQLNNLSEGFEEKLFTKTSRKPPENLKAGDPVKVLSLNQVGHVIEPANENGEVFIQIGIMKMNIHVSNLENVNEKKQSKTTGLGKIVKSKATSAKNELDIRGKNLEESYVEVDKYLDDVYLAGLTEVTIIHGVGTGVLKAGIKQMLKKHRHVKSQRDGKYGEGGAGVTIVELK; this is encoded by the coding sequence ATGAATGAAAAAAGCTTAAGAGTACTAGAATATACAAAAATCATTGAAAAATTGATTGAGGGGTGTGCTTCTTCTTTAGGTAAGGATTTAGCCAAGAACTTAAAACCCTTTAATCAACTTGAAAAAGTACAACAGCTACAGAAGGAGACCAGTGAAGCACAAAGTATTTTGATAAAAAGAGGCAATGTTCCGCTAGGGGGGATACATGATATTCTACACCTTGTTCGTAGAACAGAGATTGGCTCTTACCTGGATCCAGGACAACTTTTATATTTAAGAGATACATTAGCTGTTGCCCGAAAACTAAAACAATTTTTAAAAGAAGATGATAGACAAGAGGCAGAGTACCCTATTATCAGGGGTTTAATACAGAGCCTGAATACTGTCAAGGAAATAGAAGAGAAGATCGAAGTATGTGTGCTGAGCGAAACAGAAATCTCCGATCATGCTTCCTCAGAATTAAGAAACGTTCGAAGAATGATGGCTTCTAAAAATGATGCTATAAGAAATAAACTAAACAGTATTATTAACTCCACTTCCTATCAAAAATATTTGCAGGATGCCATTGTCACCATAAGACAAGATAGATTTGTAGTTCCTGTAAAACAAGAATACAGAAGTCACTTTCCAGGCTTAGTACATGACCAGTCCTCCAGTGGAGCGACAGTGTTTATTGAACCTATGGCAGTTGTGGAATTAAACAATCAACTTAAAGAATTAAAAATTAAAGAAAAAAAAGAAATCGAAAGAATTTTGATGGAGATTTCTTCCATGATTGCTGAAAGAGGAGAGGAAATAAAGGGGAACCAAAGTATATTGCAGGAGCTGGATTTTATTTTTGCAAAAGGAAAGCTATCCCTATCCATGAAGGCGATAGAGCCTGCTTTAAACCAAGAGGGCAAAGTGGCTATTAAAAATGGTCGACACCCACTACTAAATCCTAGTGAAGTGGTGCCAACAAATATCTGGCTGGGGGAAGAGTTTCATCTATTGGTGATCACTGGTCCCAACACAGGTGGTAAAACAGTCACACTCAAAACAGTAGGACTTCTCAGTATGATGGCCCAGAGTGGACTACATGTACCAGCGGATTATGGAACAAAATTAGCGGTATATGATCATATCTTTGCGGATATAGGAGATGAACAAAGTATTGAACAGAGTTTAAGTACCTTTTCCTCCCACATGACCAATATTGTAAAGATTCTAGAAGCAGTTACCCCAAATTCTTTAGTGTTGCTGGACGAACTTGGGGCGGGTACCGATCCAACTGAAGGTGCTGCTTTAGCCATGGCGGTTTTAAATTATTTAAAAAGCTTAAGAACTTCTGTAATAGCCACCACCCATTATAGCGAGCTGAAACAATATGCTCTCTTAAAGGATCAGGTGGAAAACGCATCGGTGGAATTTGATGTGGAGACATTAAGACCTACCTATAAGCTGTTGATAGGTGTTCCTGGGAAGTCGAATGCTTTTGAAATTTCTAAAAAGCTAGGTTTATCCAACCAACTAATCGAAGAGGCAAAGACCCTGTTAACCAAAGAAAACATTGAGTTTGAGGATTTACTGCAAAATATTGAGAAAAATAGGGTAGAAGCAGAAAAAGAAAAAAACACGGCTGCCAGTCTAAGATTACAAGCAGAAGCTACATTAGACAGTTACTTAGAAAAGAAGGATAGACTGGAACAGCAGCGAGAAAAAATTCTAAAAGAAGCAAAGAAAGAAGCCTATAAAATTGTCAAGGAAGCAAAACAGGAAGCAGAAGAAGTTGTAGAAAACCTAAGGAAATTAAAGGTGGAGTTAGAAGAAAAAGAAATCAACAGAAAAATCCAAGAAGCAAAAACCCATATGGATAGCCAGTTAAACAACTTATCTGAAGGTTTCGAAGAAAAACTCTTTACAAAAACCAGCAGGAAACCTCCAGAAAACTTGAAGGCAGGAGATCCAGTAAAGGTACTATCTTTAAATCAAGTAGGGCATGTGATAGAACCAGCCAACGAAAATGGAGAGGTTTTTATTCAAATAGGTATTATGAAAATGAACATCCATGTTTCTAATTTAGAAAATGTAAATGAGAAAAAACAATCAAAAACTACTGGACTAGGAAAGATTGTAAAAAGCAAGGCCACCAGTGCGAAAAATGAATTAGATATTCGTGGAAAGAATTTAGAAGAATCTTATGTAGAGGTGGACAAATACTTAGATGATGTGTATTTAGCAGGACTGACAGAGGTGACAATTATCCATGGAGTCGGAACAGGGGTATTGAAGGCAGGCATCAAGCAAATGCTGAAGAAGCATAGGCATGTAAAAAGTCAGCGAGACGGCAAGTATGGAGAAGGCGGGGCCGGTGTTACTATTGTAGAGTTAAAGTAG
- a CDS encoding DUF523 domain-containing protein produces MVLVSACLLGVNCRYDGTNNKNLELIKFLSEKNILPVCPEELGGLTTPRLPAEIQGGDVLEKKGNIMNTGGEDVTEAFVKGAEKTLKLAEENGVIAAILKARSPSCGSGKIYDGSFTKTLTEGDGVAAALLKRKNIKVYTEENFMEADV; encoded by the coding sequence ATGGTTTTAGTAAGTGCTTGTCTCTTAGGTGTTAATTGTAGATATGATGGTACGAACAATAAAAATTTAGAGCTTATAAAGTTTCTGAGTGAAAAAAATATTCTCCCAGTTTGCCCTGAAGAGCTGGGGGGATTAACTACCCCAAGACTGCCGGCAGAAATCCAAGGGGGAGACGTGCTGGAAAAGAAGGGTAACATAATGAATACTGGTGGAGAAGATGTTACTGAAGCCTTTGTAAAAGGTGCTGAAAAGACACTAAAATTAGCTGAAGAAAACGGAGTGATTGCCGCCATCTTGAAGGCAAGGAGTCCCTCTTGCGGTAGTGGAAAGATTTATGATGGCTCCTTTACAAAAACATTAACAGAAGGTGATGGTGTTGCGGCTGCTCTTTTGAAGAGAAAAAATATTAAGGTGTATACGGAAGAAAATTTTATGGAGGCAGATGTATAG
- a CDS encoding XdhC family protein — MKNLYKALLSKINEGSQCIMLTYLNVHNTRKGSIEKKIFLTNHEIEKKSFPFCDDVYEKMCLSLETGKLQMVSVEENKTVLIEPFLPKPRLVIFGGGHIAKPLSEFASRVGFATTIVDDRPSFANTQRFPEAEKVICENFQKSFDLIQLTKSDYVVIVTRGHRHDGIVLREVLNYDLSYIGMIGSRRKVNAMMKELLSEGFSQDKLDLVNSPIGLDIAAITPDEIAISIVSQLISFKNKVVLSKFGKNFILPEFDRSVMEEISTESAIPKAVITILSSKGSVPRKAGAKMVAYFDGRTIGSIGGGCSEAAVLSKIRENMTEKFFCIEHVDMTGDVAESEGMVCGGVMEVLVEIF, encoded by the coding sequence ATGAAAAATTTATATAAGGCATTGCTGTCAAAAATTAATGAAGGTAGTCAGTGTATCATGCTAACTTATCTGAATGTACATAATACCCGAAAGGGCTCTATTGAAAAAAAAATTTTTTTAACAAATCATGAAATTGAAAAAAAATCTTTTCCTTTTTGCGATGATGTTTATGAAAAAATGTGTCTTTCTTTAGAAACTGGCAAGCTTCAAATGGTGAGTGTTGAGGAAAATAAAACTGTTTTAATAGAACCATTTCTTCCAAAACCTCGTTTAGTTATCTTTGGTGGTGGACACATAGCCAAGCCTTTATCAGAATTCGCTTCAAGGGTAGGCTTCGCTACTACTATTGTAGATGATAGACCCTCTTTCGCTAATACGCAGCGTTTTCCTGAAGCTGAAAAAGTAATTTGTGAAAACTTTCAAAAATCTTTTGACTTAATTCAATTAACAAAGTCAGATTATGTAGTGATTGTAACAAGAGGTCATAGACATGACGGCATAGTCTTGCGTGAAGTCTTAAATTATGATCTTAGTTATATAGGCATGATAGGGTCAAGACGCAAAGTGAATGCTATGATGAAAGAACTATTAAGCGAAGGCTTTTCCCAAGATAAACTGGACTTAGTTAATTCCCCTATAGGATTGGATATAGCCGCTATTACCCCCGATGAAATAGCTATTTCTATAGTATCTCAACTTATTAGTTTTAAAAACAAAGTTGTCTTAAGTAAGTTCGGCAAAAATTTTATCCTTCCTGAATTTGATAGATCGGTAATGGAAGAGATATCTACAGAGTCAGCAATTCCCAAAGCTGTCATAACGATATTGTCCTCTAAGGGGTCTGTGCCTAGAAAAGCTGGTGCTAAAATGGTAGCATATTTTGACGGAAGAACTATCGGAAGCATCGGTGGAGGCTGTAGTGAAGCAGCTGTTTTATCTAAAATAAGAGAAAATATGACGGAAAAGTTTTTTTGCATTGAACATGTTGATATGACCGGCGATGTAGCTGAATCCGAAGGAATGGTATGTGGTGGAGTTATGGAGGTGCTTGTGGAAATCTTTTAG
- a CDS encoding tetratricopeptide repeat protein → MKFLIDEYLLKRTEELSFVHLKYGAVLNIENYYLPKEGLDVPILTEELAENIKKKKESEIITVGGIIRGMVYLLGIDPNFKYKEAYTKFLYAANPQVEEYILIEGLKYLNKNRLIEAIIFFKSLVSLNPHSIKGLLNYALVLLDYRDQELNNKKKAYKLFTAEAQEKLEELLNLDTQEPLAYYYLGFIYKDHKEFNKAKLHWEKAMELDLDEGLKEQTKECLFQLEDMVQYERGYEAILAGRPEVGVPLLEGLYERYQTWWNLVFFIGLGYRQLGNFHEAIQYFKKVIELKEDQLDATVELGLCYGGLGELQKAIACFHKAIEIGGEDSEILCNLAMMYMEVGDLQRAKEYMDVSLRLNPEDEITLACKEKLEAMG, encoded by the coding sequence ATGAAGTTCTTAATAGATGAATATTTATTGAAAAGAACAGAAGAATTATCTTTTGTTCATTTAAAATATGGTGCCGTCTTAAATATTGAAAATTATTATTTGCCTAAAGAAGGCTTGGATGTACCTATACTGACAGAGGAGCTAGCAGAGAACATTAAAAAGAAAAAGGAAAGTGAAATTATTACTGTTGGTGGTATCATACGGGGTATGGTATATCTTCTAGGTATAGATCCTAATTTTAAGTATAAAGAGGCATATACGAAATTTTTATATGCTGCTAACCCCCAAGTAGAAGAATATATACTGATTGAAGGATTAAAGTACTTAAATAAGAATAGGCTGATAGAGGCCATCATATTTTTCAAAAGTTTAGTTTCTTTAAATCCTCATAGCATAAAAGGTTTGTTGAATTATGCCTTAGTGTTGTTAGATTATAGGGATCAAGAGCTTAACAACAAGAAAAAAGCTTATAAACTTTTTACTGCAGAAGCTCAAGAGAAGTTAGAGGAATTATTGAACCTAGACACTCAAGAACCTCTGGCGTACTACTATTTAGGATTTATTTATAAAGATCATAAAGAGTTTAATAAAGCAAAACTACATTGGGAAAAAGCAATGGAATTAGACTTAGATGAGGGACTAAAGGAACAAACGAAAGAATGTTTATTCCAGCTGGAGGATATGGTTCAATATGAGAGGGGTTATGAGGCTATATTAGCGGGAAGACCAGAAGTAGGTGTACCTTTATTGGAAGGACTATATGAAAGGTATCAAACATGGTGGAATTTAGTGTTCTTTATTGGTTTAGGATATCGACAGCTAGGGAATTTTCATGAGGCAATTCAATACTTTAAAAAAGTTATTGAGCTAAAGGAAGATCAATTAGACGCTACTGTGGAATTAGGTCTATGCTATGGGGGCCTTGGAGAACTGCAAAAGGCTATAGCTTGCTTTCATAAGGCGATAGAAATCGGCGGGGAAGATAGTGAGATATTATGCAACTTAGCCATGATGTATATGGAGGTTGGAGATCTACAAAGGGCTAAAGAGTACATGGATGTTTCTTTAAGGTTAAACCCAGAGGATGAGATTACGTTGGCATGTAAAGAAAAATTGGAGGCTATGGGTTAA
- a CDS encoding zinc dependent phospholipase C family protein — MLPQSHVIIAKHLHKNVKEKFGVVLDRGSLIYGSVKPDIPFHLKGLRHFKPQSFDYICREIQKLSQYTLNNNKQHIKLLSTEIGIVTHFISDYFCVPHNDRKTYKNHFLEHLAYENNLHQQYRNYNKKIEVSNSFFNIDNDTTDTIQSLIDHLHQIYTLKKESYINDLESSLQASTAVAFYIIYHNKINGKSNRAA, encoded by the coding sequence TTGTTACCTCAAAGTCACGTTATTATTGCAAAACACCTTCATAAGAACGTCAAGGAAAAGTTTGGCGTAGTTTTAGATCGAGGCAGTCTAATCTATGGTAGTGTTAAGCCAGATATACCTTTTCACTTAAAAGGATTACGTCACTTTAAGCCTCAATCCTTTGACTACATTTGTAGAGAAATACAAAAGTTATCTCAGTACACATTGAATAATAATAAGCAGCATATCAAACTACTATCCACTGAAATAGGCATTGTTACACACTTTATTTCTGATTACTTTTGCGTACCTCATAACGATAGGAAAACCTATAAGAATCATTTTCTTGAACACCTTGCTTATGAAAACAACCTCCATCAACAGTATAGAAACTATAATAAAAAGATAGAGGTCTCTAATTCTTTTTTTAATATAGATAACGACACTACTGATACTATACAATCCCTTATAGACCATCTACATCAAATCTATACACTGAAAAAAGAAAGCTATATCAACGACTTAGAAAGTTCTCTTCAAGCATCTACTGCTGTGGCTTTCTATATCATTTATCATAATAAAATAAATGGCAAAAGCAATAGAGCTGCTTAG